The Oscillatoria acuminata PCC 6304 genomic interval GGTGCAACTCCAGTTTATGCCACGATTGAAACCGTAACGCCTTCTCAATATTCGCTGATCCTCGGATTTACGCCGGACTGTACGGGCGGGACAGCTTGTCGATTAGGCACAGTTTCCGGTGAAGATATTGCCGCTAATAGTCCTGAGTTAGAAGGGCAATCCGTCCCTTTAGATGATGGAATTACCGGCTATTTTATGGATGCGGTTTGTGGTGCAAATTGCTCCGATTCTACGATGACTTGGGACCAAAATGGCACGCGCTATCAGATGGGAATTAAAGCCGGAAAACCGGAAGATTTGGTGAAAATGGCCAATTCTGCGATCGCCAGCGGAACCTACTAGATTCTCAGTGCTCATGCCGCTACAGGAATCAAGCCGGCTTCCCTAGGTTCACCATCAAGAAAAAGCAAGTTTTTGACAACCGGATTTAGTATAAAACGGTTTTTCAGAGGATTTGGGTACTCGCCAAAGTCCTCTATTTTTTTGGACTCGGTACAATGTCCTCGATCCATTGTTTCTCCATTAACTTTTGTAAGGCTTGAGAGAGATTCCATAACAGTTGCCGGGTGGCATTAATGGTTTGCTTCAATAAATTCCATCTCATGCCCAGACTGTCTTCTCTTGTTTTCCGAATCCGAGGAATTCCAGCGATCGCCAAGGGAAAAATTCCATAACCTTTCCAATCTATCATCCTCCTCCCCTCTTTTTTCTGGCTCAATCCCAATTTCAACCCCGAATTGAACCGCCCTTTTTTCTTAATCCAGCCTGTTTGTTTCGGTTGAAGCTCTAGGTCACCCCAACTGTAACTATGGGGTAAAAATAATTGAGAGGGAAACGCAATAATCAGGGCAATGAAGCCAATTAAAATTCCCCGAACTATCACCCAAGAGTACCCTGTTTTATTCATCGTAGTTGTGGCTAATTCTGGCTAATTGATTCCTAGAAAAATCGACAAATCTTACCGATTTGAAGACCGGCTAATCTGCAAGAAGCCCAAGCACTTTTTTACTTCATCCCACCCAGTCTGGTGACTACCCAGGATGAACGTTCAACCCGGACGGGCGATCGCCTCATATCCTGCGATCGCCCTCTGTTCAACACCCCAGTTGAGAATTGTTCTCCTCACTCTTAATGTTCCTCTGGGAACTGTGCCCCTGTCTGCGCCCTATGATGATTCGGATTCGCAGATCAGTCCAGCTTCCACCCTAAACCGTCCTTACAGTTGGGCAAGACAGCCCATAAATTAGGCTGCTAAGATTAAACCGCATACATTTTTCTCATTTTAATTGTACTGCTTTCTTGGAGAATTCCTTAAAAATTTAATGTTTTGTAAAAACCAAAAATCTCCGGGTTTTTACGGAGAAAATCAAGCCTGAGACTGTCAATATTGCTCCTAACTTCTCTGAGCAAAACTCCACTCCTTTTTTAGGGTTAAGCCGAAAAGGGGACTTTCTGGCCCCTCTCGATTTTTGACAGCTTGGGCCATTGATCCAGGCTAACGATGGATCCACTTCCCTCCCCGATGTCTTGAGGAGGGTGAGCAAAACCCTCATCTGCAAAGAGTTCAAGGATTAAATGTAAAGATTTGTAAATCTACTTGCGGGGTATCACCCCTCACTGCTATATTAAATGGAGTAGATGCACCCTGATGGCAACGCCCACTCACCCAGTGGGCGTTTTTTTTATCGACCATTTTGCAAATTGCAGCAGTGTAATTCACTACAAATTCCCCATCCCGGCCTAAATGTAAAGATTTATAAATCTACTTGCGGGGTATCACCCCTCACTGCTATATTAAATGGAGTAGATGCACCCTGATGGCAACGCCCACTCACCCAGTGGGCGTTTTTTTTGGATTTTCAGCAAAAAACCCACAGGCTCAAGCCTGGGGCTATACGGACGAAGCCTGCCTACGCAGGCTCAAGAGTACGGATTGGGTATCACTCTTTACAGAGGAGGGACCTTTACCACGATCGCAATGCCCGGAGTTGAGGGGTCTTCTTCGACTGATGCGCCTGCATCCGCATCAAGACATCATCTAAAATCTGCACCGCCTCCAAAATAAACGGCCCTTTATTCAGCATCACGCATTCCGCGCGTTCCGCCATTGCCGCATCGGTAATTTCTGCCCGAGAGGGAATCCCAGTTTTGGCAAGGCTTTCGAGGACTTGGGTTGCCCAAATTACTGGAACTTGTGCCGCTTCACATAACCAGAGAATTTCCTCTTGAATTTCTGCCAATCGTTGAAACCCAAGTTCCACCGCTAAATCCCCTCGGGCAATCATCACCCCAAAGGGTTGTTTACTGGCCCCTTGGACGATTAATTCGGGGAGATTTCGGACGGCTTCTTGGGTTTCGATTTTGGCAACGATCGCCAAAGTGCGGGCTTTTTCGGGCGATCGCACTCTTAACTCCTCTTGTAATCGCCGCATATCTTCGGCAGTTTGCACAAAAGAATAGCCGACAATATCTGCGTGTTTGGCGACAAAATCCAAATCCTGTAAATCTTTATCGGTGAGGGAACTTAAGGGTAAAACTGTCCCTGGAAAATTAATGCCTTTATCAGTTTTGAGTTTTTCTCCTTGGGGACGGGTGTGGATCACGCGCAGCAGAACGCCCTCGGGCAGAATAGAGTCAACGATTGCGCCAAGTTTGCCATCATCAATCCAGACTGGATCACCTTCTTTCAAGGCTGCGATCGCCTCGGGTAAGGTACAGCTTATATTCGATATTTGCTGTTGGGATTTGGGTTTATGGGCCGATAAAACAAAGCGATCGCCTAGAAACAAACGCTTTTTTTTATCCGATGTGATTAACTTGCCCGTGCGAATTTTGGGACCGCTTAAATCAAAATAAACTTTGCAAGAATAGCCGGTTTCTGCTTCGGCACGACGAATGAAACCCAGCATCTTTTCCCATTCCACGGGGGTATCATGGGCGCAATTAATCCGCAGACAATTCGCGCCTTGAGTGAGTAAATCTCGGACTAATTCATAGTTTTCAGCCGCTTCCGTGGGGAGAGTGACCATAATTCGGACGCGGCGACTGGGGGAGGGGGAACCAAAGACGGCGCGGGCGCGATAGTTGAGGATGCGATCGCCTCGGAAGAATGCCCGTAAGGGAGGGCGTTTCGGTAAGGTTGCGGGGTCACGATTGCAGACAGCCCCTAACGTGGCGATCGCTGCATCTAAATTCGGCAAAACCCGCGCCTCACTGCGTCCGAGAGAGGATAATCCCCAGGGAGTTAACGCCATTTGTAAATCGCGTAAATCCTGCCGTCGCAAGGCTAAATAATAGGCAAAATTCAGCCCACTAATTAAAAATGACCGTCTTTGAATTCCCGGACGCCACTGTTCAAACAGTTCTCGACCCTCATCCTCAACTGTTTCCCGGAGTTTGAGTAAAGCATTCAACAAGTCTTCTGGATTGGATAACTCAGGAATTGGCAGTTGTAGCGGTTCAGAAATTAAAGTTTGCATGATACATCACGATATAGAATCCTTGATTCCATCA includes:
- a CDS encoding pyruvate kinase, with amino-acid sequence MQTLISEPLQLPIPELSNPEDLLNALLKLRETVEDEGRELFEQWRPGIQRRSFLISGLNFAYYLALRRQDLRDLQMALTPWGLSSLGRSEARVLPNLDAAIATLGAVCNRDPATLPKRPPLRAFFRGDRILNYRARAVFGSPSPSRRVRIMVTLPTEAAENYELVRDLLTQGANCLRINCAHDTPVEWEKMLGFIRRAEAETGYSCKVYFDLSGPKIRTGKLITSDKKKRLFLGDRFVLSAHKPKSQQQISNISCTLPEAIAALKEGDPVWIDDGKLGAIVDSILPEGVLLRVIHTRPQGEKLKTDKGINFPGTVLPLSSLTDKDLQDLDFVAKHADIVGYSFVQTAEDMRRLQEELRVRSPEKARTLAIVAKIETQEAVRNLPELIVQGASKQPFGVMIARGDLAVELGFQRLAEIQEEILWLCEAAQVPVIWATQVLESLAKTGIPSRAEITDAAMAERAECVMLNKGPFILEAVQILDDVLMRMQAHQSKKTPQLRALRSW